A DNA window from Vigna angularis cultivar LongXiaoDou No.4 chromosome 1, ASM1680809v1, whole genome shotgun sequence contains the following coding sequences:
- the LOC128194724 gene encoding uncharacterized protein LOC128194724 has protein sequence MATPSVTLASLQDTTHDYYIHPNENPSLVLVSPILEGHNYHGWARSMSMALQMKNKFGFVDGSIPCPAGTDPMVQAWKRCNNLVLSWINHSVSHEIATSIIWIDSAATAWKDLKDRFSQEVNPLLPMIMAGEDLHIKVLRLVIKVLRLVPQGEGLVHLDNALTVAGQTTPLILAF, from the exons atgGCTACTCCCTCTGTTACTCTCGCATCGTTGCAAGATACAACACATGACTATTACATTCATCCTAATGAGAATCCTTCATTGGTGCTTGTTTCCCCGATTCTTGAAGGTCACAATTATCATGGATGGGCTCGCTCGATGTCTATGGCACtacaaatgaagaataaatttgGCTTTGTTGATGGTTCCATTCCTTGTCCAGCTGGTACAGATCCAATGGTTCAAGCATGGAAGCGTTGCAATAATCTAGTTTTATCTTGGATCAATCATTCTGTTTCTCATGAGATTGCTACAAGTATTATTTGGATTGACTCTGCTGCTACGGCATGGAAGGATCTCAAAGATCGTTTCTCCCAAG AGGTAAACCCTCTCCTGCCAATGATTATGGCCGGGGAAGATCTTCATATCAAGGTTCTCAGGCTCGTTATCAAGGTTCTCAGGCTCGTTCCTCAGGGGGAAGGTTTGGTGCACCTCGACAATGCACTCACTGTGGCAGGACAAACCACACCATTGATACTTGCTTTCTAA